From Schizosaccharomyces pombe strain 972h- genome assembly, chromosome: II, the proteins below share one genomic window:
- the suc22 gene encoding ribonucleotide reductase small subunit Suc22 gives MGLEHLEEFSYPKEHGEEVEYDSEQGVRKIYVKSIKETFNFDNVSEEEKQEGGDYYLGKKEDELDEVVLRPNPHRFVLFPIKYHEIWQFYKKAEASFWTAEEIDLSKDLVDWDNKLNADERYFISTVLAYFAASDGIVNENLLERFSSEVQIPEARCVYGFQIMIENIHSETYSLLLDTYIREPKEKQRHFDAILTMGSIKAKAKWALRWINDEDSTYAIRLVAFAAVEGIFFSGSFASIFWLKKRGLMPGLTFSNELICRDEGLHTDFACLMFSHLKHRPGRKVVEAIIVEAVDIEKEYFTDALPVSLLGMNKDLMCQYIEFVADRLLVALGNDKYYNVTNPFDFMENISLAGKTNFFEKKVSDYQIAGVMSGTKRAEKDDHTFTIDEDF, from the coding sequence TTATGTTAAATCTATTAAAGAAACCTTTAACTTTGATAATGTAAGTGAAGAAGAGAAACAGGAAGGAGGCGACTACTACTTGGGCAAAAAGGAAGATGAGCTTGATGAAGTTGTGCTTCGCCCTAATCCTCACCGCTTTGTTTTGTTTCCAATTAAGTATCACGAAATTTGGCAATTCTACAAGAAGGCTGAAGCATCTTTTTGGACTGCTGAGGAAATTGATCTTTCGAAAGACTTGGTTGATTGGGATAACAAGTTAAATGCTGATGAACGTTACTTTATTTCCACTGTACTCGCCTATTTCGCTGCGTCAGATGGTATTGTTAATGAGAATCTTCTCGAGCGTTTCAGCTCTGAAGTTCAGATCCCTGAAGCTCGTTGTGTTTATGGTTTCCAAATTatgattgaaaatattcACTCTGAGACCTACTCACTTTTGCTTGATACATACATTCGTGAACCTAAGGAAAAACAGCGTCATTTCGATGCTATTTTAACAATGGGTTCTATTAAGGCCAAAGCCAAGTGGGCTCTTCGTTGGATTAATGATGAAGATTCCACCTATGCAATTCGTTTGGTTGCCTTTGCTGCTGTAGAAGGTATCTTCTTTTCTGGATCGTTTGCCTCTATTTTTTGGCTTAAGAAACGTGGACTTATGCCTGGTCTTACTTTTTCCAATGAATTGATTTGTCGTGATGAGGGTCTTCACACCGACTTTGCCTGTTTGATGTTTAGTCATTTGAAGCACAGACCAGGCCGCAAGGTTGTTGAAGCCATTATTGTTGAAGCTGTTGATATTGAGAAAGAATACTTCACGGACGCTCTTCCCGTTAGTCTGCTTGGTATGAATAAGGATTTGATGTGTCAGTATATTGAATTTGTTGCTGATCGTTTGTTGGTTGCTTTGGGCAATGACAAGTACTATAACGTAACCAATCCTTTCGATTTCATGGAGAATATCTCTTTAGCaggaaaaacaaatttctttgaaaagaaagtttcTGACTACCAAATTGCTGGCGTTATGTCGGGTACCAAGCGCGCTGAGAAGGATGATCATACATTTACAATCGATGAGGACTTTTAG